A genomic segment from Amycolatopsis camponoti encodes:
- a CDS encoding inositol monophosphatase family protein, protein MSQELLRATTAAVRQAGARLLKRYSTAARQPGLPELLAELHANDLTVVDVLEPALAEIVPEARWLNDEHGSGPLPEGAWWLIDPVGGNLNAVHGMTDWNIGVSLVRDGRPVLAVLYFPLLDEMFTATEGGGTFLNGVPVRVSDKQSLDGALTGTGQAQPGTTVALADRTGASFAAMSKAALYVRISVPVSHQLAQVAAGRMDLHWQFDNVRAHAGGVLLVLEAGGVVTDLDGKPWTVTSESYLAAAPGVHAAALDVLTA, encoded by the coding sequence GTGTCTCAGGAACTGTTGCGTGCCACGACCGCCGCCGTCCGCCAGGCGGGCGCCCGGCTGCTGAAGCGGTACTCCACCGCCGCCCGCCAGCCGGGGCTGCCCGAGCTGCTCGCCGAGCTCCACGCCAATGACCTGACCGTCGTCGACGTGCTGGAACCCGCGCTGGCCGAGATCGTCCCCGAGGCGCGCTGGCTCAACGACGAGCACGGCTCCGGCCCGCTGCCCGAGGGTGCGTGGTGGCTGATCGATCCGGTCGGCGGCAACCTCAACGCCGTGCACGGGATGACCGACTGGAACATCGGGGTCAGCCTGGTCCGCGACGGCCGTCCGGTGCTCGCGGTGCTGTACTTCCCGCTGCTGGACGAGATGTTCACCGCCACCGAGGGCGGCGGCACCTTCCTGAACGGCGTGCCCGTGCGGGTCTCCGACAAGCAGTCACTCGACGGCGCGCTGACCGGAACCGGCCAGGCACAGCCCGGCACGACCGTCGCACTGGCCGACCGCACGGGCGCCTCGTTCGCCGCGATGTCCAAGGCCGCGCTCTACGTCCGGATCTCGGTACCGGTGAGCCACCAGCTCGCCCAGGTCGCGGCGGGGCGGATGGATCTGCACTGGCAGTTCGACAACGTCCGCGCCCACGCCGGCGGTGTGCTGCTGGTGCTCGAGGCCGGAGGGGTGGTCACCGACCTCGACGGGAAACCGTGGACGGTCACCTCGGAGAGCTACCTGGCCGCCGCCCCGGGAGTGCACGCCGCGGCGCTCGACGTTCTTACCGCCTGA